The Gymnodinialimonas sp. 57CJ19 genome includes a window with the following:
- a CDS encoding alpha-2-macroglobulin family protein produces MTRLFAVAAGIFFLLTGAVLAQGVLPDRTLIIVRDTDFPGNDLRPILDTTLSNCTAACRADPDCAAFTFNSANNSCFPKTAAGEGLTYAGAISGIFSVTPEPAHRLAAQRRIDLAFLRDADFSAARDQAIGLGLVHYAGQFPASDWRRSAQNAFAEGNIQGAMRRIGAAITAGDVAEDWATYATYLLALEPDNRSAGQRLEERALLAALNAALRSNDGAPLAAALDTLAEALERRGRGRDTIPTLRLALSHDDTPARDEALSRVLGLYGFRVTDTRVDIEADFPRICAIFSEPLAAGGVTYGDFVQTTVSDIAVEADGRQLCLSGVRHGGRYEFTLRAGLPAASGEVLHAPISLRQYVRDREPSVRFAGRSYILPGSSNGTIPLVGVNTGLVDLRLFHVADRNILRTLQQDYFGRPLAEWQVDQFADEIGEAVWQGEAEVAQEQNRSVTTRLPIGEVLQGRAPGLYALEARVGGAGTAEGGATQWFLVSDLGISAMSGTDGVHVLVRSLATTAAHAGATVDLISESNRVLATLETDEDGYAHFPAALAAGEQGASPALVTVRQGDNDLAFLSLRDAEFDLSDRGVEGRAPAGPIDVFLTTDRGIYRAGDTIHLTTLARDPQAQAITGLPLTAILTRPDGVEYTRHLLAETGAGGFVASLPLGADVPRGTWRLAIHADPNARPLRDTRLLVEDFLPERLDLSIDLDADAGTAQFQADYLFGAPAADLAITGRLALRPRFTLPDYPGFRFGRYDAPPEPAFTSLDTLTTNATGAASATLRLPRFDGISHPGELTLTAEITEGSGRPVERAAVATILPDAPLIGIRPLFDGGLPQGVEAPFHLITTGADPMAVRWTLSRVERRYQWYRQNGNWTWEPITTRQQIAIGEATLSTEPTALSLPVEWGEFELRVESDEGGFAVSSVSFSAGWYGANDGTDTPDALEVSLDAEAYRPGDTATLRIVPRTGGLALVQVVTDRLIDQQIIEVGDDPTEITLPVTDDWGAGAYVTATLIRPLETVSGPAPTRAIGLAHAAVAPGDRALNATLEAPETMRPRGPLDVVLGVEGARAGEVVHATIAAVDLGILNLTGFDAPDPQGHYFGQRRLGMAFRDIYGRLIDSRDGAEGRIRQGGDAGVGLRMQADPTSEDLVALFSGPLTVGADGTVRASFDMPAFNGTIRLMATVWSDTGVGQAEADVIVRDPVVVTASLPRFLAPGDSAALLLEITHAEGPVGEMPLAIASSPEFQIFGQIIPTVTLAEREATRLRIPFIIADRTGPAELTVTLTTPDGIDIVQTLTVPVQANDPEVAETTRLTLAPGESFTLDATAFTGFHPQGTRAILSAGPLARYDVAGLLQRLDRYPYGCTEQTASRAMPLLYLSSVAQALDLGTADDLATRIEGAIASVLTNQSANGSFGLWRASSGDLWLDAYVSDFLSRARAEGHEVPDIPFQTALDNLANAVASHPDFENGGEGLAYALMVLAREGQASMGDLRYYADVKAQDFGTALALGQLGAALAMYGDQPRADAMFVAGFARLSLPGLSEDTRRWRVDYGSRSRDAAGLVALATAAGSQAGNLHATLLETAPPVADASTQEAVWALLAAHALIDNPSSNGLLLDGAPVVGPLVQVLDDESLTHRLENGGERDEVVTLTRFGRPEGATEAFGNGYHIGREYLSLEGESVDPANVAQGTRLVTILTVTNTGAPEGRLMVNDPLPAGFEIDNPNLLQSGDIRALDGVDVAIGTEMTEFRAERFLAAVDMRGGQDRVRMAYIVRAVSPGDFHHPAASVEDMYRPTYRAQTASGRISILE; encoded by the coding sequence ATGACGCGCTTATTCGCTGTTGCTGCCGGTATCTTTTTTCTTCTGACCGGGGCCGTGTTGGCCCAAGGCGTTTTGCCCGACCGGACGCTGATAATTGTCCGCGATACCGACTTTCCGGGCAACGATCTGCGCCCGATCCTCGACACCACGCTAAGCAATTGCACCGCCGCTTGCCGCGCCGATCCTGATTGCGCGGCGTTCACCTTCAACAGCGCCAATAACAGTTGTTTTCCCAAGACCGCCGCGGGCGAGGGGCTGACCTACGCGGGGGCCATTTCGGGCATCTTCAGCGTCACGCCAGAGCCCGCCCACCGCCTTGCCGCACAACGGCGCATTGATCTCGCCTTCCTGCGCGACGCGGATTTCTCCGCCGCGCGCGATCAGGCCATAGGGCTGGGGCTGGTCCATTATGCCGGGCAATTCCCCGCCAGCGATTGGCGGCGTAGCGCTCAAAACGCTTTTGCGGAGGGGAACATCCAAGGCGCAATGCGCCGGATCGGGGCCGCAATCACAGCAGGCGACGTGGCCGAGGATTGGGCGACCTACGCCACCTATCTGCTCGCGCTAGAGCCTGACAATCGCTCGGCAGGGCAACGGCTGGAGGAACGCGCCCTGCTGGCCGCCCTGAACGCCGCCTTACGGTCCAATGACGGGGCACCCCTTGCCGCCGCACTTGATACGCTGGCCGAGGCGTTGGAACGGCGCGGACGCGGGCGCGACACCATCCCGACCCTGCGCCTTGCCCTGTCCCACGACGATACACCCGCCCGCGACGAGGCGCTGAGCCGTGTGCTTGGCCTTTATGGCTTCCGCGTCACCGATACCCGGGTGGATATCGAGGCGGACTTCCCCCGCATCTGCGCCATTTTCTCTGAACCCCTCGCAGCGGGGGGCGTCACCTATGGCGACTTCGTGCAGACCACGGTGTCCGACATCGCGGTCGAGGCCGATGGCCGCCAGCTTTGCCTGTCCGGCGTGCGCCATGGCGGGCGGTATGAATTCACCCTTCGCGCGGGCCTTCCCGCCGCCTCGGGCGAGGTGCTGCACGCCCCCATCTCTCTGCGCCAATACGTACGCGACCGGGAGCCTTCAGTGCGTTTCGCCGGGCGTTCTTACATCCTTCCGGGGTCTTCAAACGGCACTATTCCGCTCGTTGGGGTCAATACAGGGCTTGTCGACCTGCGCCTGTTCCATGTGGCGGATCGCAATATTCTGCGGACCTTGCAGCAGGATTACTTTGGACGTCCGCTGGCCGAATGGCAGGTGGATCAATTCGCCGATGAGATCGGTGAAGCCGTTTGGCAGGGGGAGGCTGAAGTCGCCCAAGAACAAAACCGTAGCGTCACCACGCGCCTGCCGATTGGGGAGGTCTTGCAAGGCCGCGCCCCCGGTCTTTATGCGCTGGAAGCCCGTGTGGGCGGTGCAGGCACGGCCGAGGGCGGAGCGACCCAGTGGTTCCTTGTCAGCGACCTTGGCATCAGCGCCATGAGCGGCACCGACGGCGTCCACGTCCTTGTGCGGTCCCTTGCCACGACTGCGGCCCATGCTGGCGCAACGGTTGACCTTATCTCGGAGTCGAACCGGGTTTTGGCCACGTTAGAGACGGATGAAGACGGCTACGCCCATTTTCCCGCAGCCCTTGCCGCTGGCGAACAGGGCGCTTCCCCTGCGCTTGTGACGGTGCGCCAAGGTGACAATGATCTTGCCTTTCTGTCCCTTCGTGACGCCGAATTTGACCTCTCGGATCGGGGGGTTGAAGGCCGCGCGCCCGCCGGGCCGATTGATGTGTTCCTGACCACCGATCGGGGCATCTACCGGGCGGGCGATACGATCCACCTGACCACCCTTGCCCGCGACCCTCAGGCGCAGGCGATTACCGGGTTGCCCCTTACCGCCATTCTCACGCGGCCCGATGGGGTCGAATACACGCGGCACCTTTTGGCGGAGACTGGCGCGGGGGGCTTTGTCGCTTCCCTCCCCCTTGGCGCGGACGTGCCGCGGGGCACGTGGCGGTTGGCGATCCACGCTGATCCCAACGCCCGCCCCCTGCGCGATACGCGGCTGTTGGTGGAAGATTTCCTGCCCGAACGCCTCGACCTCAGCATTGATCTGGACGCCGACGCAGGCACCGCGCAGTTTCAGGCCGATTACCTTTTTGGTGCGCCTGCCGCTGATCTTGCCATCACGGGCCGGCTTGCCCTGCGCCCCCGCTTCACCCTGCCTGATTACCCGGGCTTCCGGTTTGGCCGTTACGATGCCCCGCCGGAACCCGCGTTCACCAGCCTCGACACGCTGACAACCAATGCCACCGGGGCCGCCTCTGCCACCCTGCGCCTGCCCCGCTTTGACGGCATCAGCCATCCGGGTGAGTTGACCCTAACCGCAGAAATCACCGAAGGCTCTGGCCGCCCGGTGGAGCGTGCCGCCGTGGCCACCATCCTGCCCGACGCGCCCCTGATCGGCATTCGTCCCCTCTTTGATGGGGGGCTTCCCCAAGGGGTCGAGGCCCCCTTCCACCTTATCACAACAGGCGCTGACCCTATGGCGGTCCGATGGACCCTCAGCCGGGTAGAGCGGCGCTATCAATGGTATCGGCAGAACGGCAATTGGACGTGGGAGCCGATTACGACGCGCCAGCAAATCGCCATCGGCGAGGCGACGCTATCAACAGAGCCCACGGCCCTTTCCCTTCCCGTTGAATGGGGCGAATTTGAGCTGCGCGTTGAAAGCGATGAAGGCGGGTTTGCCGTGTCCTCCGTCAGCTTCAGCGCCGGGTGGTATGGGGCCAACGACGGCACCGATACGCCCGACGCGCTAGAGGTGTCCTTGGACGCCGAAGCCTACCGCCCCGGCGACACCGCGACCTTGCGGATTGTGCCCCGCACCGGCGGCCTTGCCCTCGTGCAGGTAGTGACGGATCGGTTGATTGATCAGCAGATCATCGAGGTCGGCGATGACCCCACCGAAATCACCCTTCCCGTGACCGACGATTGGGGCGCCGGAGCCTATGTGACTGCGACCCTGATCCGCCCGTTAGAGACTGTTTCTGGCCCCGCGCCAACCCGTGCCATTGGCCTTGCCCATGCCGCTGTCGCCCCCGGTGATCGGGCGCTGAATGCCACCCTTGAAGCGCCAGAAACCATGCGCCCCCGTGGACCGCTCGACGTGGTGCTGGGGGTGGAAGGCGCGCGGGCGGGCGAGGTTGTGCACGCCACCATCGCCGCCGTTGATCTGGGTATCCTCAACCTCACCGGGTTCGATGCCCCCGATCCTCAGGGGCACTACTTTGGGCAACGCCGCCTGGGCATGGCGTTCCGCGATATTTATGGTCGCCTGATTGATAGCCGTGACGGGGCCGAGGGGCGCATTCGCCAAGGCGGGGACGCAGGCGTGGGCTTGCGGATGCAGGCTGATCCCACGTCCGAAGACCTCGTCGCGCTGTTTTCCGGCCCGCTCACCGTTGGCGCAGATGGCACCGTCCGCGCCAGTTTCGACATGCCCGCTTTCAACGGCACGATTCGCCTGATGGCCACTGTGTGGAGCGATACCGGCGTCGGGCAGGCCGAGGCAGACGTGATTGTCCGCGACCCGGTCGTTGTTACCGCCAGCCTGCCCCGCTTCCTCGCCCCCGGCGACAGCGCCGCGCTTTTGCTGGAGATCACCCATGCCGAAGGACCGGTTGGAGAGATGCCTTTGGCCATAGCCTCCTCGCCCGAGTTCCAGATTTTCGGGCAGATCATCCCCACGGTCACGCTTGCCGAACGCGAAGCCACCCGCCTGCGCATCCCCTTTATCATCGCCGACCGCACCGGGCCGGCAGAACTTACCGTCACACTGACCACACCGGACGGTATCGACATCGTGCAGACCCTGACGGTCCCCGTGCAAGCCAATGACCCCGAAGTGGCGGAAACCACCCGCCTGACCCTCGCGCCCGGCGAAAGCTTCACCCTTGATGCAACGGCCTTCACCGGCTTCCACCCCCAAGGCACCCGCGCGATCCTGTCCGCCGGGCCTTTGGCCCGCTACGATGTGGCCGGGCTGTTGCAACGATTGGACCGCTACCCCTACGGCTGCACCGAACAAACGGCGAGCCGCGCGATGCCGCTATTGTATCTGTCATCGGTCGCGCAGGCGCTGGACCTGGGCACGGCCGACGATCTGGCGACGCGGATCGAGGGGGCCATCGCCTCGGTCCTGACCAATCAGTCGGCCAACGGAAGCTTTGGCCTTTGGCGCGCCTCCTCCGGCGATCTGTGGCTGGACGCCTACGTAAGCGATTTCCTCTCCCGCGCGCGGGCCGAGGGGCACGAGGTGCCAGACATCCCTTTCCAGACCGCTTTGGACAACTTGGCGAACGCGGTCGCGTCTCATCCCGACTTCGAGAACGGCGGAGAGGGGCTGGCCTATGCCCTGATGGTGCTGGCCCGCGAAGGGCAAGCCAGCATGGGCGACCTGCGCTATTATGCGGATGTGAAGGCGCAGGATTTCGGCACCGCTCTGGCCCTTGGGCAGTTGGGGGCGGCGCTGGCGATGTATGGCGACCAACCTCGCGCCGATGCGATGTTCGTGGCGGGATTTGCCCGGCTGTCCCTGCCCGGTCTGTCCGAGGACACGCGGCGCTGGCGTGTGGATTACGGCAGCCGCAGCCGCGACGCCGCAGGGCTTGTGGCCCTTGCCACCGCCGCCGGATCGCAAGCGGGGAACCTGCATGCCACCTTGCTGGAGACCGCGCCGCCCGTCGCGGATGCCTCTACCCAAGAGGCCGTCTGGGCCCTTCTCGCTGCCCATGCCTTGATCGACAATCCTTCAAGCAACGGCCTGCTTCTGGACGGGGCGCCGGTCGTTGGTCCATTGGTGCAGGTGCTCGACGATGAGAGCCTAACCCACAGGTTAGAGAATGGTGGAGAGCGTGATGAGGTCGTCACCCTCACCCGCTTTGGTCGCCCCGAAGGCGCGACAGAGGCGTTTGGCAATGGCTACCATATCGGCCGGGAGTACCTTTCACTGGAGGGTGAATCCGTTGACCCGGCAAATGTTGCCCAAGGCACGCGGTTGGTCACGATCTTGACCGTGACAAATACCGGGGCGCCAGAAGGGCGGCTGATGGTGAACGACCCTCTCCCCGCCGGGTTCGAGATCGACAACCCCAACCTACTGCAATCGGGCGATATCCGTGCGCTCGATGGGGTAGACGTGGCGATTGGTACCGAGATGACAGAATTCCGGGCCGAACGTTTCCTGGCCGCTGTAGACATGCGCGGCGGGCAGGACAGGGTGCGCATGGCCTATATCGTGCGGGCGGTGTCGCCGGGGGACTTCCACCATCCTGCGGCTTCGGTCGAGGATATGTACCGTCCTACCTATCGGGCGCAGACGGCCTCCGGCCGGATAAGCATCTTGGAATGA
- a CDS encoding asparaginase codes for MTKNATEVLVEVHRGPILECSHRGHVAIWRHGEGLIGGIGDTEARILPRSSSKMIQALPLVESGAADARGLTPEHLALSCASHQGAAIHTDRVSAWLADIGMSESDFRCGVQWPNDVPARDALICSHCGPDQRHNNCSGKHTGFLTYSQHVGAGPEYIDPSHPLQAAISEAWDDLTDEPNPEFAIDGCSAPNFATRLSGLARAMAAYAAATTDGGTRQAAMARLRDAMMLHPDLVAGEGRACTRLMRAMDKRAAIKTGAEGVFIAIIPELKIGVALKIADGATRGSEAAIAHILGALGVLDPQHPEALAFTHGPIRNWNGIETGHYRIADALTGLQL; via the coding sequence ATGACAAAGAACGCAACCGAGGTGTTGGTCGAGGTTCACAGGGGCCCGATTCTGGAGTGTTCGCACCGGGGACACGTTGCGATTTGGCGCCACGGAGAGGGTCTGATTGGCGGAATCGGCGACACGGAGGCCCGGATTCTGCCGCGTTCGTCCTCGAAAATGATCCAGGCCCTGCCGCTCGTGGAAAGCGGCGCTGCCGATGCGCGCGGGTTAACCCCAGAGCATCTGGCGCTGTCTTGCGCGTCCCATCAGGGGGCCGCGATCCATACAGATCGTGTGAGTGCCTGGCTTGCCGACATTGGCATGTCCGAATCTGACTTTCGGTGTGGCGTGCAATGGCCAAACGATGTGCCCGCCCGTGACGCGCTGATTTGTTCCCATTGCGGGCCGGATCAACGGCACAACAATTGCTCGGGCAAACACACCGGGTTCCTGACCTATAGCCAGCATGTGGGCGCGGGGCCGGAATATATCGACCCGTCACATCCCCTTCAGGCCGCCATTAGCGAGGCTTGGGACGACCTGACCGATGAGCCCAATCCCGAATTCGCCATCGATGGCTGTTCCGCCCCGAACTTCGCCACGCGCCTGTCGGGCCTTGCCCGCGCCATGGCGGCCTATGCCGCTGCCACAACCGACGGTGGCACGCGCCAAGCCGCGATGGCGCGTCTGCGCGATGCGATGATGTTGCACCCCGATCTGGTCGCCGGAGAGGGCCGCGCCTGCACCCGTCTGATGCGCGCCATGGATAAACGTGCCGCGATCAAGACCGGGGCCGAGGGCGTGTTCATCGCCATTATCCCCGAGCTGAAAATCGGCGTTGCCCTGAAGATCGCCGATGGAGCCACCCGAGGGTCCGAGGCGGCGATTGCCCACATCCTTGGCGCACTTGGGGTCCTGGACCCACAACACCCCGAGGCGCTTGCCTTCACCCACGGCCCGATCCGCAACTGGAACGGGATTGAGACAGGCCACTATCGCATTGCCGACGCGCTGACGGGGTTGCAGCTTTAG
- a CDS encoding ATP-binding protein, whose amino-acid sequence MAARDFNDKMAQERRARLQAEQLLALRSEELYSANRKLAEHATALSTQVIEQREENAALKGLSVKTEAQLEVATERAVTAQRRLWDALTATEDGFAIFDRDWRLVAANSAFFSIFDGVADVTEGATYEAILRIGVEEGIVDLQGEDPEDWVDQMIARWEMNPIPKADIKLWNGAYIRLNDKQTPQGDFVSLAVDITGNIRRERELAEARDAALAANRAKSNFLANMSHEIRTPMNGVVSMAELLRETPLNEEQQIFADTIRNSGEALLVIINDILDFSKIEARKLVLQEESFDLNALLREIFRLLEPSIGERELELVLDYDIFMPRRLIGDPGRIRQVLINLIGNAVKFTEKGHVTVHVMAMPTLDPSDALEVSIVVEDTGAGIAKEKQAHVFGEFNQVEDERNRSHDGTGLGLAITKRLIDLMNGEMWLESELGEGSAFGFKIALKADPEGEEEPVAGLPVTKSRVLLIGQCAELEAQLFAALGRLHAETTQIRRLPTPRDLEGTAAVVLCDLGIGAEQVNAALDASDFNGPRLCVQPPDNTPKDYESCALHEGLAAFREQLMWEVSDAHSPAPAVTQAEPAPSPSKPLRLLAAEDNKTNQLVFKAMLKGLELDLEIANNGVELVDAYKRDVPDLVMTDISMPELDGLEASQQIRAYEAEQGLPRVQIIAMTAHAVEGDRERILAAGLDDYITKPLKKDVIHCKIEAAFADA is encoded by the coding sequence ATGGCGGCGAGAGATTTCAACGACAAAATGGCGCAGGAAAGGCGCGCCCGCCTACAGGCCGAGCAACTGCTCGCCCTGCGGTCAGAGGAGCTTTATTCAGCAAACCGAAAGCTAGCCGAACATGCCACGGCGCTGTCTACGCAAGTCATTGAACAACGTGAAGAAAATGCAGCGCTAAAGGGCTTGTCGGTCAAGACCGAAGCGCAGTTGGAGGTGGCGACTGAACGCGCGGTCACGGCGCAGCGGCGCTTGTGGGATGCGTTAACGGCCACGGAAGATGGCTTTGCGATCTTTGATCGTGATTGGCGACTGGTCGCGGCCAACTCTGCCTTCTTTTCGATCTTTGATGGCGTCGCGGATGTGACGGAAGGCGCCACCTACGAGGCGATTCTTCGCATCGGGGTGGAAGAGGGGATCGTTGATCTGCAAGGCGAAGACCCGGAAGATTGGGTCGATCAGATGATCGCCCGTTGGGAAATGAACCCGATCCCCAAAGCCGACATCAAACTATGGAACGGCGCCTATATTCGGTTGAACGATAAACAGACCCCGCAGGGCGATTTCGTATCTTTGGCGGTCGATATTACCGGCAACATTCGCCGTGAACGGGAACTGGCCGAGGCGCGCGATGCTGCACTGGCAGCGAATCGGGCGAAGTCCAATTTCCTCGCCAACATGAGCCATGAAATCAGGACGCCGATGAATGGCGTCGTCTCGATGGCGGAACTGCTGCGCGAAACGCCGTTGAATGAAGAACAACAGATATTTGCCGATACCATCCGCAATTCGGGAGAGGCGTTGTTGGTGATCATCAACGACATCCTTGATTTCTCGAAAATCGAAGCACGCAAGCTCGTCCTCCAAGAAGAAAGCTTCGACCTCAACGCCCTATTGCGTGAGATTTTCCGTCTATTGGAACCCAGCATTGGCGAAAGGGAGCTGGAGCTTGTGCTGGACTACGACATCTTCATGCCTCGGCGGTTGATCGGTGATCCCGGGCGGATCAGGCAGGTTCTGATCAATCTTATCGGGAACGCCGTGAAGTTCACTGAAAAGGGCCATGTAACCGTGCACGTTATGGCGATGCCGACTCTCGATCCCAGTGACGCGCTGGAGGTGTCCATCGTGGTTGAGGATACGGGCGCGGGGATTGCGAAGGAAAAACAAGCCCATGTGTTTGGAGAGTTCAACCAGGTCGAAGACGAACGGAACCGCAGCCACGACGGCACCGGGCTTGGTCTTGCGATCACCAAGCGGCTGATTGACCTGATGAACGGAGAGATGTGGTTGGAATCCGAGCTTGGAGAAGGGTCCGCCTTCGGGTTCAAGATCGCGTTGAAAGCCGACCCGGAGGGGGAGGAAGAACCGGTTGCGGGCCTGCCCGTGACGAAATCTCGGGTGTTGTTGATCGGGCAGTGCGCCGAGCTTGAGGCGCAGTTGTTTGCCGCCCTTGGGCGACTCCATGCGGAAACGACGCAGATCAGGCGGTTGCCTACACCGCGCGATCTGGAAGGGACGGCAGCGGTGGTGCTCTGCGATCTGGGCATAGGCGCGGAACAGGTCAACGCGGCATTGGACGCGAGTGATTTCAACGGCCCGCGTCTATGTGTTCAGCCGCCGGACAATACGCCAAAGGATTACGAAAGCTGCGCCTTGCACGAAGGGCTCGCCGCGTTTCGCGAGCAGCTGATGTGGGAAGTGTCCGATGCCCACAGCCCTGCACCCGCCGTGACACAAGCTGAACCGGCGCCATCGCCAAGCAAGCCGCTCCGCCTTCTGGCGGCGGAGGACAACAAGACCAACCAGCTCGTGTTCAAGGCCATGTTGAAGGGGTTGGAGTTAGATTTGGAGATCGCCAACAACGGCGTCGAACTGGTCGACGCCTACAAACGCGACGTGCCGGATCTGGTGATGACTGATATCTCGATGCCTGAGTTGGATGGGCTGGAAGCCTCGCAACAAATCAGAGCCTATGAGGCTGAACAGGGTCTACCACGGGTGCAAATTATTGCCATGACAGCCCATGCCGTAGAGGGTGACCGGGAGCGTATCCTTGCCGCGGGGCTTGATGACTACATCACCAAGCCCCTGAAAAAGGATGTGATCCACTGCAAGATCGAGGCGGCCTTTGCCGATGCCTAA
- a CDS encoding invasion associated locus B family protein, whose product MKTYLAGILAGALALSATGAFAQDESTNRVNAETDWSVFVEDDPTQCWVVSTPSETVNTRDGRVVSVRRGEILMFVSFWPGQERLGEVSFTGGYPFADGSTVTMSIGSTSFELFTDGEMAWAASPQDDDRIITAMKRGAEAVLTARSSRGTQTQDTFSLLGFTAAVEDAETRCGN is encoded by the coding sequence ATGAAGACATATCTTGCTGGTATTCTGGCGGGCGCACTGGCCCTTTCGGCCACAGGCGCGTTTGCGCAGGACGAATCAACTAACCGAGTGAACGCCGAGACCGATTGGTCCGTGTTCGTCGAAGATGATCCAACGCAGTGCTGGGTCGTTTCCACACCATCTGAGACGGTGAACACGCGCGATGGTCGTGTGGTGTCCGTGCGTCGCGGCGAAATCCTGATGTTCGTGTCGTTCTGGCCCGGCCAAGAGCGTTTGGGCGAAGTCAGCTTCACGGGCGGCTATCCTTTCGCCGATGGCTCCACCGTGACGATGTCAATCGGCAGCACCTCGTTCGAGCTGTTCACCGACGGCGAAATGGCGTGGGCCGCGTCGCCGCAGGACGATGATCGGATCATCACCGCCATGAAGCGCGGCGCAGAGGCTGTGCTGACAGCACGCTCGTCGCGGGGCACCCAGACGCAGGACACGTTCAGCCTGTTGGGCTTCACGGCTGCGGTAGAAGACGCCGAGACACGTTGCGGGAACTGA
- the rlmN gene encoding 23S rRNA (adenine(2503)-C(2))-methyltransferase RlmN → MTAPVSANAPITQDVRTFPRKLPDGPVNLIGLTRDGLRAALIEAGTPEKQAKMRMGQIWQWLYQKGVRDFAQMTNLSKDYRAMLAETFVADVPEVVSKQVSADGTRKYLVRIAGGHEVEVVYIPEVDRGTLCISSQVGCTLTCSFCHTGTQKLVRNLTAGEIIGQVMLARDDLDEWVPTGEGSDAKPRLVSNIVLMGMGEPLYNFENVRDAMKIAMDPEGISLSRRRITLSTSGVVPEIAKTAQEIGCQLAVSFHATTDEVRDKLVPINKRWNIEELLGALREYPKVSNSERITFEYVMLKDVNDTDEDARRLVKLIKGIPAKINLIPFNEWPGAPYERSDWARIEAFADIVYKAGYASPIRTPRGEDIMAACGQLKSATERARKSRKQIEAEAGL, encoded by the coding sequence ATGACTGCCCCTGTTTCTGCCAATGCCCCCATCACGCAGGACGTTCGCACGTTCCCTCGTAAATTGCCTGACGGTCCGGTCAACTTGATCGGGCTGACCCGGGATGGCTTGCGTGCCGCGTTGATCGAAGCGGGTACCCCTGAGAAGCAGGCAAAGATGCGCATGGGGCAGATTTGGCAGTGGCTCTATCAGAAGGGCGTGCGCGACTTCGCGCAGATGACCAACCTGTCCAAAGATTACCGCGCCATGCTGGCCGAGACCTTTGTGGCCGATGTGCCTGAGGTCGTGTCCAAGCAGGTCAGCGCCGATGGCACCCGCAAGTACCTGGTGCGCATCGCCGGTGGGCATGAGGTTGAGGTGGTCTATATCCCCGAAGTGGATCGCGGCACGCTGTGCATCTCCTCCCAGGTGGGCTGCACCCTGACGTGTTCGTTCTGCCATACCGGCACCCAGAAGTTAGTGCGTAACCTGACCGCCGGAGAGATCATTGGTCAGGTCATGCTGGCCCGCGATGATCTGGATGAATGGGTGCCCACAGGCGAGGGCTCGGACGCCAAGCCCCGTCTGGTGTCGAATATCGTGCTGATGGGCATGGGAGAGCCGCTTTATAATTTCGAGAACGTCCGCGACGCGATGAAAATCGCGATGGACCCCGAGGGGATTTCCCTGTCCCGGCGCCGGATCACCCTGTCGACCTCGGGCGTTGTACCCGAGATCGCCAAGACGGCACAGGAGATCGGCTGCCAACTGGCCGTGTCGTTCCACGCCACCACCGATGAGGTCCGCGACAAGCTGGTGCCGATCAACAAGCGCTGGAATATCGAAGAGCTGTTGGGCGCTCTGCGGGAGTACCCGAAGGTCTCCAACAGTGAGCGGATCACCTTTGAATATGTGATGTTGAAGGACGTGAACGACACGGATGAAGACGCCCGGCGTCTGGTGAAGCTGATCAAGGGCATCCCTGCCAAGATCAACCTTATCCCGTTCAACGAATGGCCCGGCGCGCCGTATGAGCGCTCAGATTGGGCGCGAATCGAGGCGTTTGCCGATATCGTCTACAAGGCGGGCTATGCCTCTCCGATCCGCACACCGCGCGGGGAAGACATAATGGCGGCCTGTGGCCAGTTGAAATCCGCGACAGAACGCGCGCGCAAGTCTCGCAAGCAGATTGAGGCCGAGGCCGGTCTGTAG
- a CDS encoding invasion associated locus B family protein encodes MKTGLSGVTVLALGLCTAMPGFAQTADAPWPVYVQEDPARCWVVSPPTGTTASRNGTDVSGNISRDTVLMFVSYWPEDGRLGEISYTGGYQFAVGSDVTVVVGDQTFALFTEGPMAWAGSPEDDARIIAAMRDGTEAVLTATSTRGTEVVDTFDLQGFSRAMDDASVRCAPSN; translated from the coding sequence ATGAAAACTGGACTGAGCGGCGTGACCGTGCTGGCCTTGGGTCTTTGCACAGCGATGCCCGGATTTGCGCAAACCGCTGATGCCCCTTGGCCTGTCTACGTGCAGGAAGATCCTGCGCGTTGCTGGGTCGTGTCACCCCCCACGGGAACGACCGCCTCGCGCAACGGCACGGACGTATCGGGCAACATCAGCCGTGACACGGTTTTGATGTTCGTCTCCTATTGGCCCGAAGATGGGCGGCTGGGTGAAATCAGCTACACTGGCGGGTATCAATTCGCGGTCGGCAGCGACGTGACTGTCGTGGTGGGCGATCAGACGTTTGCGCTGTTCACCGAAGGCCCGATGGCTTGGGCCGGGTCGCCAGAGGACGATGCGCGGATCATCGCCGCCATGCGTGACGGAACGGAAGCGGTGCTAACCGCCACCTCCACCCGTGGCACCGAGGTTGTGGATACCTTCGACCTTCAGGGTTTTTCGCGTGCGATGGATGACGCCTCGGTTCGGTGTGCGCCCAGTAACTGA